The Synchiropus splendidus isolate RoL2022-P1 chromosome 8, RoL_Sspl_1.0, whole genome shotgun sequence nucleotide sequence GGCTTGCCATCCACGCTGGGGAACTCTATGCTCCTACGTCCAACCAGGGCGCTCAGATGTTCCCATCCCTGCAGTCGACTCTACCTGCCCAACTTGGCCTGCGCCAGTCCTACACCGAGAGAAACTGCTCCCCCAACTATGGCCTGGATCTCTCAAAGAAAAGCCCCAACTCTCAGTCTCAACATACACCCTCCCAGTCCCACTTGGCAACTGCTCACAATGACGATGAACAAGATGGCCGGCTGAGTGGTCGCAACAGTCCCGTCCAGGGGACAAATGGGAGGGGCTTCCATGCGGAGAAGATGGATTCGACGGATCACAGAGGACCACTCACTCCCCCACAATTTCCTCATCTAAACCAGCAGTTCGGCCCGCCCCACCATCATCGCTCAGGCTCGCAGGGAACCGATCGCTTCCCCTGCCCCGCCAGCCCTGAAACCCCCACTGAAGGTGGGCAGACTGGCAACATCTACCGCTGGGTGAAACACGAGCCTTTGTCATACACcgctgaagatgaagaggatgacgaTGACGAAGAGGAAGGGGGTGCCAACAGAAATCACCACAAGGAGGAGAGTGAAGGAGCAGAGGACAAGAGTGGATCTGGCACCGAGGAGACTGGCAGCAGTGAAGGACGCCCGTCACCTTCAGGGCCAATAGGAAGGTTTCACCTGCCCTATGAGCCGGAGAGTTTTGGGGACAATTTGTACGTCTGTATTCCCTGTGACAAAGGCTTTCCGAGCTCTGAGCAGCTCAATGCGCACGTGGAGACTCACACAGAAGAAGAGTTGTACGGAAACTCAGGCGCTGACATAGGAAACggcaataacaacaacaaaaacatcactAACAGCACAAACGGTTACGGGAGcttgaacaacagcaacagtttaAACAGTCTGTCCCACCTCGAGCCGAAAACCAACCAAAGTCTGAATTCAAGTGGCATGGGAGAGATAATACGGCCCTACCGCTGCTCCTCTTGTGAAAAATCGTACAAGGATCCGGCCACGTTGCGACAACACGAGAAGACCCACTGGCTGACGCGGCCATACCCCTGCAGCATCTGTGGCAAAAAGTTCACGCAGAGGGGCACGATGACGCGACACATGCGGAGCCACTTGGGGCTCAAGCCCTTCGCCTGCGAGTCGTGCGGCATGCGCTTCACCCGTCAGTACCGCCTCACTGAGCACATGCGCATCCACTCGGGAGAAAAGCCCTATGAATGTCAAGTATGCGGGGGAAAGTTTGCTCAGCAACGCAACCTTATCAGCCACATGAAGATGCACACCAACGGCGGGACAGCGGGAGGCCTGAGCGCAGACGGGAAGCTCAAGCTTGACTATCCGGAGGGTATTTATCCTCTGAGCAAGTACACGGCGGAGCATCTGGGGCTGAAGCAGGAGAATACAAATGAACTTCTCATCCAAGCACAGCAGCAACTGGCGGATGCAAAGGTCATGGAAAGCCTTTACCCCCTATCCAAACTGGCCTCTGAGCACCTTGGCCTCAACCATGACAAGATGGATGTCCTTGGCCAACCCCTGCCCCCGCCCCCCCAGGCTGTGTCCGACGGCCGCACCATTGACCGTTTCTCCCCCAGCTAAGACCTCCAGACCTCTGTAAATAGCCACCACCAATAGGTGGGTGaacacacacgctctcacacaaGAAACATGCAGTATTGTAAAGCCATTCACCTCAACTCACCCTCTCCTCAGACGGAGGCCAGGGAACTGGTCtgcaaatgcacacacacacaaaaaaagtttcCTAGTGCCTTGTCTATGCAGTTCATGACCCTTCATAAAGGAGCACTGTGCTACGACGTGACCGAGAGACACTTACTATTTATGTTTTATATGCAAATAACCATTTCATGAATAACAACCATTGAGCCAAAGCTAAACAATTCTGAATcaaaatttgttttatttatttttgtatgatACTGCGATCCAATAAGAGACTGTCGCAACTTGTAAACAGACCCGAAACCTGTCTTCTTTTGACATCGACAGCTTTATACACGCAATGAACACAAGAATACAATTCACGTTTTTTTGTCCAGAGCAGGGAAGTCACTGCCAAACTCTTCTGGACTTTAAAATACGGGGAGGTTTGTTTATGTATGAGGTTCTGGACAGTTGATGCGCCTAactcttcagcttcttctcatcGTGTGCCTGATTTACACGGAGTGACTGAATGATTCCAACATTTGCCTTAACGTTTTGGTAAACTTTCCTCTGTTTtatattttccatattttttggAAGCCATGTGACAGTAATGGTCGCTGCCTCAGCGTTGCCCTCCAAACTTGAGGGTAACGCTGAATTTGACTGAGTGAAATTTGACTGAGCAACGTCTTACTTTTGAGGAACAGGCGAGCGCTGATGTGTGATCTCACATCTGGGACGCGGTTACTCATACTGGACCGATGATAGAGAGTTCAAGATACGTGTGACTTCATCACATGGTGAGGACAAATCATTGCCTAAGCTCACCAAGTGAAACAGAAATCTGTTAGGAACGGCCCGATCTGATGAGTTATCCTTGTGACAACAGTCAGATGCCACTGTAGACCTCTGCTCCCTCACATTTGACCCCGCTCCCCTGCAAGTCTGGCAACTCTTCTACTGTTGACATGCCAAAGCCAGCGCAGCCTTCCTCTAAAAACACCTCTGAACGGTACATATCTCTCGTCTCTTCCAGTTCTACTATACACTGTGTGATTTTCAGTGACCCAAGAGGACGTTTATTGTTGCTGTCTATGCACCGCAAAACCAAAGATACTTGTTTCACCATTTTATCTCGCACATATTGCACTTAAATATCTGATCATAATGATTTTAGCCTTGAATTCATGGTGCTTTCACGCCACAGCTTTGAAGTGTTACAAACCCCACGTAAATGAGGCGTCAAATTCCGATCCTAAAATCACACAGTGTGTCATGAGCTTCGAACACATTTATCTGCCTGTGTTATCGATGCTAAAAGAAGTTGTCGCTGGGAGCAGGCGAACAGCGCCGGCCAGCTGCGCCTCAGTAATCCCTGTAAAATCTCACTTACTCCTGGACAATTCGCACTGCTCACTGGCCGCGTGTCGCATTTCATGCCTGCCATCTTGTCCGCTTATTAGCAGCCCATCTGAGCCCCGGCAAACTTCCTCTCACGTATTGAAATAAGAAATGACAGATTGCTGCGTCGGCTGACCACGAGAcaaacgccaaaaaaaaaaacaaaaaaaaaaaacttggggtTGAATGCACATTGTCATGAAATGTTTCTTCCAAAGAAAATGTTACTTTGTTctcttgtttttgctttttaactTCAGATGAAACATGTCTTACCACTAGTGCCAACGCCAACCTCATACGGTGAATGTGAAGAGAAAAGCCATAAATACACTGTGATAGAGTGAAACTAAGAAGAGGAGAAAAtcttccaaatgtttttttttgttttgttacaatCATTATAATAATAAGGGCTTTGATTCTCGACTATATGTTTTATAGTCTTCAATTGACTTTTAAAGGAAAGCAGCACAGATTTAACTGGTGCTTACCTCAGGACTAAACCCAGCGTGGGGATGCTATGCttaagtacacacacacacacacacacacacacgccttgTGAATTAAACCTGTGGTTACTCTGTTTATACACTTCTTGCTACTTGAGCAAGAGATatgacatttaatatttttacttttttttttttttttccttatgcGGTATACTTGTCTTGTCCTCAAAGAGGCTTGTGTTGGTCTGACCACTTCTATTCTTGTAACATAAGGCTTCAGAGGTTGTTTTAATATTGTCTTGAATGTCTACTTGTGAATTTATATCCACCACTATGTCGGCATTACTATTTGGTTTTTATCACATCGAGGGCTTGACCACACTTTTTCATTTGGTATATCTTTTACGCCCACAAATCTGATGTTTTTGAAATTGAAACGTATGTTTGCCTGAGACAAattgattttattgctttttatCTGCCTCAAGCTCTTGAAGTAAGGATTTTTTGGGAAGAATTTGTGCCATGTTTGAGTATAATTAAATTCACCCGTCAGACATGACCTTAGATCAGTGGTTTATTTCTcaaaaatgagtaaataaaaaaaggatttaCTTGCATTTCATCACTATGGGACGAATAAGGGGCATATAAACTAATTTCTTCTGCCCCACAAAATGCTGATAACATTTTATATTCTTCATTCAatcttcaataaataaacataacaaCCAGACATTTTTTGTTGTCCATAGTAGTCGCATTTCAACACTCGTCTTTAGAGTGCTCACGTATCACCACACAAAATAAGAAGTTTTCAGTCTTCCAAAGTGTCAAGTCAAATTTATTAAACAAAAGCACATGAGCATTTAAGCAGGCTGTTCATGATGGTGCGTTCATGGCTGTcaaatttttattaaaatatttaaaatgagttGGTGtgaatttcaataaaaacatcGTAGTGTTCAGCTGAGAATGATTTCCTTTGACTTTATTTTGGGGTTGTGACTCAGAGCTTTAAACAGTTGATGATTAGTCATGGTTTGTTTGTGACATTAAAACAAGCAGTCGTGGGAATTTCATAGACTCCATTCACTAGTTCTAATGAAAATCTGGCTCGCAACATGAAACTGTTTCCACTCTGAATCAGAGCAGGATAGAAGCCGTGAGACGTGGAGCCCAGCTCGGTTGCATCAACAccagacaggaggaggaagctGCCGCGTGTTTGTGCGTCCCTGGGCCTTTTAGGCTCGTGAAGGTCCGCAGACGACGTTCTGGGAATAGCGTCGGTGTGAGGGAGAAGCGctgaggagcaggaagtgaactTTTGGTGTTGAGCTAAGCAGGATGTGCCGCGTGTTTCTGCTCAAACCCAGATAGAGGGACGGTGAATTAGGGCGGGAGAGGAGCAGGGAGAGCGCAGCAGGGTGGGCTCCAGCCATTGTCTCAGTATGAAAGCCTCTCCGCACTTCTGAAACTCTCCATTCACAAAACGACTtttctctttccttccttctctgCAGAATCCTGATACTTCACTGTAATGTCTAAACATGTTATATGGacagaaataataatgaaaaaattaGCTACAATGATccatgacaaataaaccatTTTTATTACATGTTTTTAGGACATTTTGTGACATGTTAGAGTTAAAAATATTATGGATTAAATCCAATAAAGGAAagaataaaatgagaaaaatattgaCTAACATGAACTGCGATTATGACCGGCTATTAAATATCATTAGCTCAGTGGATAGTTCAGCAAAAAACACCTAGTGCCAACAACTTtctgaagaacatttttttttctgttcgtTCTACTTccaaaaatccatgtattacATAATACCATCAAAGTACGTGACTGAATgagatccagcagcagctcataGACCAAACAAGATATCAGTGTcaggtttgaaaaaaatgtgaaatgtgggCTTGCAGGACCCAGTGTGTACAGCTGGAGACAAAACTTTTACATCATCTGAACTATATATTTGTATGACGTATCGTATGTGATGTATCGGCTTTGCCAAGCATTTATCAGTCGATCTGTAAACAAAATATCTTGAGAAACTATGACCAGATTTTGATGAAAACTTTTGGTTTCCATTGTGGGAAAGAGTTCCAGCAAGCCACTGTCTCATCGAGTGTATTTGAATTGAACTATTGATGACTGTAATTGatgttttaaagttatcaaatGATGTCTCTCTCCTTCCAAACCTATTAAACATCGCGGGAGCAAAAACTGATAAATCGctcctggaaaaaaaaggctaaCTCAAACCAGAACCTGAAAATGTCTTCACAACAAGCCCGTCATAATGTCTTAAATCTACTTTCTTAAAGCAAATTCAGTCACAGAAACTATTAAAAGCAGACAATGAAGAGCTAAATTGACGTATGCTGCTTCATTTAATCGATGTTTTTCACTGATCTATCATGCAAAATGGAGATCAACGCTGCATGTTACTCTGCGCTCTGTTGATACAGGGGACTCCACACTCTTGAGCGGTTAGTGTAGTTGTCGTACAAAGCTGTGCACCTGTCTACAACAGAGTACAAGCAAAAGCGATGACACAGTCAAGAgcgcttttttttaaacagctggTTTGAATATATTTCCTTGAACGGCTCTTTTCTGGAAAACCCATTG carries:
- the hic1 gene encoding hypermethylated in cancer 1 protein isoform X1, coding for MIIKGDLDRMAEDIGHAGVGLKTMLDAMEVPSHARDLLLQLNSQRTKGFLCDVIIVVQNALFRAHKNILAASSLYLKSLVVHDNLINLDHEMVSPGVFRVILDYIYTGRLNEGDPTSPNEPNLDAVFAAASYLQLIDLVAVCKKKLKRNGKYPPRAGNSFLPFSKIGPNPMGLGSGGRFRVSTPVIQPCPPGGLMNNHAPRPSPLEDLIPHRLAIHAGELYAPTSNQGAQMFPSLQSTLPAQLGLRQSYTERNCSPNYGLDLSKKSPNSQSQHTPSQSHLATAHNDDEQDGRLSGRNSPVQGTNGRGFHAEKMDSTDHRGPLTPPQFPHLNQQFGPPHHHRSGSQGTDRFPCPASPETPTEGGQTGNIYRWVKHEPLSYTAEDEEDDDDEEEGGANRNHHKEESEGAEDKSGSGTEETGSSEGRPSPSGPIGRFHLPYEPESFGDNLYVCIPCDKGFPSSEQLNAHVETHTEEELYGNSGADIGNGNNNNKNITNSTNGYGSLNNSNSLNSLSHLEPKTNQSLNSSGMGEIIRPYRCSSCEKSYKDPATLRQHEKTHWLTRPYPCSICGKKFTQRGTMTRHMRSHLGLKPFACESCGMRFTRQYRLTEHMRIHSGEKPYECQVCGGKFAQQRNLISHMKMHTNGGTAGGLSADGKLKLDYPEGIYPLSKYTAEHLGLKQENTNELLIQAQQQLADAKVMESLYPLSKLASEHLGLNHDKMDVLGQPLPPPPQAVSDGRTIDRFSPS
- the hic1 gene encoding hypermethylated in cancer 1 protein isoform X2 → MLDAMEVPSHARDLLLQLNSQRTKGFLCDVIIVVQNALFRAHKNILAASSLYLKSLVVHDNLINLDHEMVSPGVFRVILDYIYTGRLNEGDPTSPNEPNLDAVFAAASYLQLIDLVAVCKKKLKRNGKYPPRAGNSFLPFSKIGPNPMGLGSGGRFRVSTPVIQPCPPGGLMNNHAPRPSPLEDLIPHRLAIHAGELYAPTSNQGAQMFPSLQSTLPAQLGLRQSYTERNCSPNYGLDLSKKSPNSQSQHTPSQSHLATAHNDDEQDGRLSGRNSPVQGTNGRGFHAEKMDSTDHRGPLTPPQFPHLNQQFGPPHHHRSGSQGTDRFPCPASPETPTEGGQTGNIYRWVKHEPLSYTAEDEEDDDDEEEGGANRNHHKEESEGAEDKSGSGTEETGSSEGRPSPSGPIGRFHLPYEPESFGDNLYVCIPCDKGFPSSEQLNAHVETHTEEELYGNSGADIGNGNNNNKNITNSTNGYGSLNNSNSLNSLSHLEPKTNQSLNSSGMGEIIRPYRCSSCEKSYKDPATLRQHEKTHWLTRPYPCSICGKKFTQRGTMTRHMRSHLGLKPFACESCGMRFTRQYRLTEHMRIHSGEKPYECQVCGGKFAQQRNLISHMKMHTNGGTAGGLSADGKLKLDYPEGIYPLSKYTAEHLGLKQENTNELLIQAQQQLADAKVMESLYPLSKLASEHLGLNHDKMDVLGQPLPPPPQAVSDGRTIDRFSPS